In Cyclopterus lumpus isolate fCycLum1 chromosome 9, fCycLum1.pri, whole genome shotgun sequence, a single genomic region encodes these proteins:
- the mthfd2 gene encoding bifunctional methylenetetrahydrofolate dehydrogenase/cyclohydrolase, mitochondrial, translated as MAAIRTLRKLYVHSQHQVCKLHTTASRQEAVVISGKKLARQVREEARADVDKWVSAGHRRPHLSVVLVGENPASHSYVLNKARAAADVGISSETILKHSDISEEELLDLIYKLNTDHRVDGLLVQLPLPDHIDERAICNAVSPTKDVDGFHVVNVGRMCLDQSTMLPATPWGVWEMIKRTGIPTIGKNVVVAGRSKNVGMPIAMLLHTDGRHERPGGDATVTISHRYTPKEKLRQHTKIADIIVAAAGIPNLITADMIKEGAAVIDVGINRVHDPITGKSRLVGDVDFEGVRQKAGFITPVPGGVGPMTVAMLMKNTIKAAKNVLLFPQERIRMAAAS; from the exons ACAGGAGGCGGTGGTCATCTCGGGAAAGAAACTAGCACGACAGGTTCGAGAGGAGGCCCGGGCCGACGTGGATAAATGGGTTTCAGCCGGCCACAGGAGACCCCATCTGAGTGTGGTTCTGGTGGGAGAAAACCCAGCCAGTCACTCCTATGTCCTGAATAAGGCACGAGCTGCAGCTGATGTCG GAATCTCTAGTGAGACGATTCTCAAGCATTCAGACATCAGTGAGGAGGAGTTGTTGGACCTGATCTACAAACTCAACACAGACCATCGTGTGGATGGCCTGCTGGTCCAGCTGCCTCTGCCAG ATCACATTGATGAGCGTGCGATCTGCAATGCAGTTTCCCCGACTAAGGATGTGGATGGCTTCCACGTAGTAAATGTGGGTCGCATGTGTCTGGATCAGTCCACCATGCTCCCGGCCACTCCCTGGGGAGTCTGGGAAATGATTAAACGCACAG GTATTCCTACTATTGGGAAGAATGTTGTGGTTGCCGGACGCTCCAAGAATGTGGGCATGCCCATCGCAATGTTACTGCATACAGACGGCCGCCATGAGAGGCCCGGAG GCGATGCCACGGTCACTATTTCCCACCGTTACACTCCAAAGGAGAAACTTCGCCAACACACTAAAATCGCTGATATCATTGTGGCTGCTGCAG GGATTCCAAACCTCATTACAGCAGACATGATCAAAGAGGGAGCAGCGGTGATTGACGTTGGAATAAACAGAGTGCACGACCCAATCACCGGAAAAAGCCGACTGGTTGGAGATGTGGATTTTGAAG GCGTGCGACAGAAGGCGGGCTTCATCACCCCAGTACCCGGAGGTGTGGGACCCATGACCGTGGCAATGCTCATGAAGAACACTATCAAAGCCGCTAAGAACGTTCTGCTATTTCCTCAAGAGCGGATCCGCATGGCGGCTGCGTCCTAA